One Cicer arietinum cultivar CDC Frontier isolate Library 1 chromosome 8, Cicar.CDCFrontier_v2.0, whole genome shotgun sequence DNA segment encodes these proteins:
- the LOC101511643 gene encoding protein SHORTAGE IN CHIASMATA 1, with translation MRTRFLNNDYFTLPPSQNHQTIPFLNLPIPHLPPPPSSTIHHHFYSPLPNVSLHIDPFPIDSALSSFLSAVLPHRIALPNPDRSSSVAEFRNLEREADFIFEDCVSDADIEFSKESETVDRCNENEVVYEPIQFETHELDALLENACFTEKERMQMLSQTPEVENSMEMPMLESSTQYPYEALESISRIEDVISEYLKGDNSCALEGNISVEHQPHADKKTFLILEVDEESLGIPTRLSIEEIFESYFGNIRPQSLDEQYQSTTEGKELLDSQVHDTVKLFSEDCVAKKSLVLSDLFPERDFINMLENEHVDWNVALDGTLQADSALLVNLITFQEFVFLDEDMINTFEAFYDTKASGDLETSELMFKKEFNFMSFDELIVSNEMALTDDTFKSFPVPVISDHKKMINVHGFIEELFFNMKTQPLYASDGIYLNWDLLEEDKCNYNISNWYQNTWAKIDINYHDFRGKSLDNRKLIFDLVFFGENIGERDLKNSEELQKLLSDSISQLDIQLVEFAASTLLEHGSSNKGCRKQLPEKNAQRPPLLFKSMSEVGNHGDNIGNSDLQLSEELQELLSHSMSQLDNQPIEFAARKILGNGSSNQGCREQLPERNAERASLLFKSMSEISNLDYFLNPQKATVKESCYFAVDSTNANVNIPKVTSTELKAGLQSQGWHTILHRVKLSDNIVALTRYFEKSYLAILQSDTELTKTHKSDVHYFELLSLEKHKLIEFHSNGNNMAFIVLSAIKQAAWYLCFYGLNPACLYVDKLCQSMEYLKSRLGILQSLIKDENRKMENNITMAHPSLTIVMEILQANIKRDCLKVLIVTEEVFWWSVKNLLISLGLSFGDLNNSYRNQSYSNNPPEDTDTKMKELLSSDCLLVSYENVSPLFPFNKFGVILEYGGPNSSSKISELSPNSVGLPNLHFLRVELDDHANLKALCQGVEMPPSTEMLLESETPLIFNHKESMVNQKLERLLNFYPVEQSYDIKSSKIALEADNFVPLIPAVKTEHGHQSLEPFLGSVIIVNTQNADKDMIVSRRSSYQVILAMEKGGIQVVERDLDLPVDVILSSAVCLAWYDSRNLGKKETPATEASSSLPLCIENIATDVLPLLSVYFHSCFLVFEGEFNFLSTVMESSDGLYAAATSLGIDLQVFFSYSPELTNEIMINCIKSTAIQTRGLYPKMPDSVTLAESFLTQFPGINTLTAHSILSSGATLNEFLAWSHEQMIHVLKKYHVPEESLSLLSVFCKYGEREGSKSIMTDCSSSVSSGPDSDRCHFYQADTKRKRTNPVIIHQEEELCFDELLQFETRNQVVEAVPDSSTLQSPLNLGMSKDAGRSRDLGKANLHMSDAFCQKQRNIAPTMRNLSSVSPASWNCRAPQISEQQEQPSLSFKNSEEFAQNKRTDTVLMGKNLNWHDRGNFENVRGEVVDLTDSPLFDESFSISDSMHFPNLITEEEKDHIRKHKISRKLSFDNSIHQASNSMWKSMKDTGEVDDHAEPDFGKNAFPLDFSTHENIDSTPVRNLGGLTFQEGVSYLSETPLSRVRRSASPLKHSPWTTEFINKVKEKSKLRQKSLLCGNSSSGFGYQGNISKFCKRSPSILESFRYQPSKTPGNMPEQKRLKQSGQSSNSAKKGRYSVPVSACTPNDKRSTKTLTFGRSTSGSQTKLVWSDQRKLSYQAQ, from the exons ATGCGAACTCGCTTTCTGAACAACGACTACTTCACTCTCCCTCCATCCCAAAACCACCAAACCATCCCTTTCCTCAACCTCCCTATCCCTCACCTCCCTCCGCCGCCTTCCTCCACCATCCACCACCACTTCTACTCTCCTCTCCCTAACGTATCCCTCCACATCGACCCCTTCCCTATCGACTCCGCACTCTCCTCCTTCCTCTCCGCCGTCCTCCCTCACAGAATCGCGCTTCCCAATCCAGATCGTTCCTCCTCCGTAGCCGAATTTAGAAATCTCGAG CGAGAAGCGGATTTTATCTTCGAAGATTGTGTCTCTGATGCTGATATTGAATTTTCCAAA GAGAGTGAAACGGTTGATCGTTGTAATGAAAACGAAGTCGTTTATGAACCGATTCAGTTCGAAACACACGAGCTTGATGCACTCTTG GAAAATGCATGCTTTACTGAGAAGGAGAGGATGCAAATGCTGTCTCAAACTCCAGAGGTTGAAAATAGCATG GAAATGCCCATGCTTGAGTCATCGACGCAGTACCCTTATGAGGCTCTGGAATCAATATCAAGGATTGAGGATGTTATTTCCGAGTACCTTAAGGGCGATAACTCATGTGCCTTAGAAGGTAATATTTCTGTTGAGCACCAGCCACACGCTGACAAAAAGACATTTCTCATCTTGGAAGTGGATGAGGAAAGTTTGGGAATTCCCACACGCTTATCTattgaagaaatttttgaatcatattttggaaatatcagACCTCAAAGTCTTGATGAACAATATCAGTCCACAACAGAGGGCAAGGAACTTTTGGATTCTCAAGTGCATGACACGGTGAAATTGTTCTCAGAAGACTGTGTAGCAAAGAAGAGTTTGGTCTTATCAGATCTGTTTCCAGAAAGAGATTTCATAAATATGTTGGAAAATGAACATGTGGATTGGAATGTCGCCCTGGATGGGACATTGCAGGCTGATAGTGCTTTGTTAGTGAATCTCATCACCTTCCAGGAGTTTGTGTTCCTTGATGAGGATATGATTAATACTTTTGAAGCTTTCTATGATACAAAAGCATCGGGTGATCTAGAAACAAGTGAATTGATGTTCAAGAAAGAGTTTAACTTTATGAGTTTTGATGAATTGATTGTTAGTAATGAGATGGCACTAACTGATGACACATTCAAATCATTTCCTGTACCTGTAATCTCTGATCACAAAAAGATGATAAATGTTCATGGTTTCATCGAAGAACTGTTTTTCAACATGAAAACCCAACCCCTATACGCATCTGATGGAATTTACTTAAACTGGGATCTACTGGAAGAAGATAAATGCAATTACAATATATCTAATTGGTATCAGAACACATGGGCAAAGATAGATATTAACTACCATGATTTCAGAGGGAAATCTTTAGACAATAGAaaattgatatttgatttagttttctttggggaAAATATAGGTGAACGTGACCTTAAAAATAGCGAAGAGTTGCAGAAGTTGCTTTCTGATAGCATTTCTCAGCTTGACATTCAGCTTGTAGAATTTGCTGCGAGCACACTATTAGAACATGGATCTTCCAACAAAGGATGTCGAAAACAATTACCTGAAAAAAATGCACAGAGGCCTCCGTTATTATTTAAGTCTATGTCAGAAGTCGGCAACCATGGTGATAATATAGGTAACTCTGACCTTCAACTAAGTGAAGAGTTGCAAGAGTTGCTTTCTCATAGTATGTCTCAGCTTGACAATCAGCCTATAGAATTTGCTGCAAGGAAAATATTAGGAAATGGATCTTCCAATCAAGGATGCCGAGAACAATTGCCCGAAAGAAATGCAGAGAGGGCTTCATTATTATTTAAGTCAATGTCAGAAATCAGCAACCTTGATTATTTCTTAAACCCTCAAAAAGCAACTGTTAAGGAGAGTTGCTATTTTGCAGTAGATTCCACCAATGCTAATGTTAATATCCCAAAAGTTACATCCACAGAATTGAAAGCTGGTCTACAGTCACAAGGATGGCACACTATTCTGCATAGAGTTAAACTCTCTGACAATATTGTGGCCCTTACTAGATATTTTGAAAAAAGCTATCTAGCTATATTGCAGAGTGATACAGAGTTGACAAAGACGCATAAATCAGATGTACATTATTTTGAATTGCTGAGTCTCGAAAAGCACAAGCTGATTGAATTCCATTCAAATGGAAATAATATGGCGTTTATTGTGTTAAGTGCAATTAAACAGGCTGCTTGGTACTTATGTTTCTATGGTCTCAATCCAGCATGCTTGTACGTAGACAAACTATGTCAAAGCATGGAGTACTTGAAATCTAGATTAGGCATCCTTCAATCTTTGATCAAAGATGAAAATAGGAAGATGGAAAACAATATTACTATGGCACACCCTTCGCTGACAATTGTCATGGAAATTTTACAGGCAAACATCAAACGAGattgtttgaaagttttaatTGTGACTGAAGAAGTATTCTGGTGGTCTGTGAAAAATCTCCTTATTTCCTTGGGGTTATCATTCGGTGACCTAAATAATTCTTACAGAAATCAGTCATATTCAAATAATCCTCCCGAGGACACTGATACTAAAATGAAGGAACTTCTGAGTTCGGATTGCTTGCTGGTTTCATACGA GAATGTTTCTCCATTATTTCCATTCAACAAATTTGGCGTTATCTTGGAATATGGTGGTCCAAATAGCTCATCTAAAATATCTGAACTTTCACCAAACTCAGTTGGATTGCCTAATCTTCATTTTTTGAGGGTTGAATTGGATGACCATGCCAATCTCAAAGCACTATGTCAAGGTGTTGAAATGCCCCCATCCACTGAAATGTTGCTG GAAAGTGAGACTCCTCTTATTTTCAATCACAAGGAAAGTATGGTAAATCAAAAGTTAGAACGACTACTGAACTTTTATCCCGTGGAACAAAGCTATGATATAAAATCATCAAAGATTGCACTTGAAGCAGACAATTTTGTGCCTCTAATTCCTGCTGTGAAAACTGAGCATGGCCATCAAAGCTTGGAGCCTTTTCTTGGATCAGTTATCATCGTCAATACTCAAAATGCAGATAAGGATATGATAGTGTCTAGAAGAAGCTCTTATCAAGTAATTCTTGCGATGGAGAAAGGAggaattcaagttgttgaacgCGATTTAGATTTGCCAGTGGATGTTATATTAAGTTCAGCAGTTTGCTTGGCATGGTATGATAGTAGAAACCTTGGGAAGAAAGAAACTCCAGCTACTGAGGCATCTTCAAGCTTGCCTTTATGTATTGAGAACATTGCAACTGATGTTCTGCCATTGCTTAGTGTTTACTTCCACAGCTGTTTTCTG GTCTTTGAAGGGGAATTTAACTTTCTTTCAACTGTTATGGAGTCCTCAGATGGACTTTATGCAGCAGCAACAAGTCTGGGTATTGATTTGCAGGTCTTCTTCTCTTACTCACCTGAGTTGACCAATGAAATTATGATAAACTGCATTAAGAGTACTGCCATTCAGACAAGGGGTCTGTATCCTAAAATGCCTGATTCGGTAACTCTAGCAGAGTCATTTCTTACGCAATTTCCTGGAATAAATACTTTAACAGCACACTCTATACTATCTTCAGGGGCTACACTTAATGAGTTTCTTGCATGGTCACATGAACAAATGAtacatgttttaaaaaaatatcatgtcCCGGAAGAAAGCCTTTCTCTATTAAGTGTTTTCTGCAAATATGGGGAACGGGAGGGTTCAAAATCCATAATGACAGACTGTTCCTCTTCGGTATCTTCTGGTCCAGACTCAGATCGGTGTCATTTTTATCAAGCTGacactaaaagaaaaagaacaaaCCCTGTAATCATTCATCAGGAGGAGGAACTGTGCTTTGATGAATTGTTGCAATTTGAAACACGAAACCAAGTTGTTGAGGCTGTCCCTGATTCGTCTACCTTGCAGAGTCCTTTGAATCTTGGTATGTCAAAAGATGCTGGGAGATCCAGAGACTTAGGGAAAGCTAATTTGCACATGAGCGATGCGTTTTGCCAAAAGCAAAGAAACATTGCGCCAACAATGAGAAACCTTTCCAGTGTATCCCCCGCATCATGGAACTGCAGAGCACCCCAAATATCAGAGCAGCAAGAACAGCCCAGTTTATCTTTCAAAAATAGTGAAGAGTTTGCTCAAAATAAAAGAACAGATACTGTTTTGATGGGCAAAAATTTGAATTGGCATGACCGTGGTAATTTTGAAAACGTTAGAGGTGAGGTGGTTGACTTGACTGACAGTCCTCTATTCGATGAAAGCTTCTCTATTTCTGACTCCATGCATTTCCCAAATTTGATAACCGAGGAGGAGAAAGATCATATTAGAAAGCATAAAATTTCCAGGAAGTTGTCATTTGATAATAGCATTCACCAAGCAAGCAACTCAATGTGGAAATCTATGAAAGATACAGGAGAAGTTGATGATCATGCAGAACCAGATTTTGGAAAAAATGCATTTCCTCTTGATTTCAGCACCCATGAAAACATTGATTCCACTCCAGTAAGAAACCTAGGAGGATTAACTTTCCAGGAGGGAGTGTCATATTTGAGCGAAACTCCACTCTCACGTGTCCGCAGGTCAGCTAGTCCATTAAAGCATTCACCTTGGACCACTGAATTTATtaataaagtaaaagaaaagAGCAAATTGCGTCAAAAATCATTATTGTGTGGGAATTCCAGTTCTGGTTTTGGGTATCAGGggaatatttcaaaattttgtaagaGAAGTCCCTCTATACTTGAGTCTTTTAGGTACCAACCTAGTAAAACACCAGGAAATATGCCGGAACAGAAAAGACTGAAGCAATCTGGACAATCTTCAAACTCTGCCAAGAAAGGAAGATATTCTGTTCCTGTATCCGCTTGTACTCCTAATGACAAGAGATCGACGAAG ACACTGACATTTGGGAGGAGTACAAGTGGAAGCCAAACTAAGCTGGTCTGGAGTGATCAAAGAAAGTTATCTTATCAGGCACAGTAA
- the LOC101501478 gene encoding LOW QUALITY PROTEIN: exocyst complex component EXO84A (The sequence of the model RefSeq protein was modified relative to this genomic sequence to represent the inferred CDS: substituted 1 base at 1 genomic stop codon) — protein MSIIDQFTTPRGSLSSSIGDSAELEANLTLSDKLKVFKSSSFDPNAYVASKSRSMNEKEIRHLCAYLVDLKKASAEEMRKSVLANYSAFIRTSKEISDLEGELLSMRNLLSNQAALVHGLAEGCQLGSLVTGNEDSDLDAMINEKTDISKTEKWLIGYLETLEVLLAEKRVNESMTTLEEGEKMIKEIKQGKTLSPSLFQALKNAIIEHRQKLADQLAETICQPSTRSAEIRSTALALKILGDGPRAHTLLLKSHKEKLQRNMQSLESTTYRGVGAYTASISHLVFSTISQAASDSLTVFAGEEPAYTSELVTWAVRQAEHFALLLKKRILVSIAAAGGLRIASECVHVCLSHCHLLEASGMALSPVLLKHFRPFVEQALNTNLKRMEQSSAALAAADDWLLVYAPTSRNSNNAGLPPVSSHINLTSFQTKLSISAHKFNSMVQELFEDVGPLEVLQLDGLALEGLYKVFSFYVNLLINALPAVTENLEGTEHKIVKIAETETQQIALLANAILLADELLPRAVIRLSRSTKGDDDSQRRAADKQRPPEQRELKKRLQREVDRLRDSFCRQHALELIFTEDGEALLNAQMYLTMEEKVELPEWFPSPIFQEFFAKLTRVAIIASDLFVGRERFATILLMRLAETVILWLSDDQAFWEDIETGPTPLGPLGLQQLYLDMQFVMIFSSQGRYLSRHLHQAIKNIISRAIEAVAATGLDPNSVLPEDEWFVEVSEIAIKMITGKAAFDNVEEDGYSPTASVQAXSMSSIYSQGKEMDIAYPADGITEKDRTIYKPANKVCLAAYRW, from the exons atgtcaatAATTGATCAATTCACAACTCCAAGAGGATCTCTGTCATCAAGCATTGGAGATTCTGCTGAACTTGAAGCCAATCTCACACTTAGTGATAAGCTCAAGGTTTTCAAAAGTTCTTCCTTTGATCCTAATGCCTATGTTGCCTCCAAATCTCGCAGCATGAATGAAAAG GAGATAAGACACTTGTGTGCTTATCTTGTTGATCTGAAGAAAGCTTCTGCCGAAGAAATGCGCAAAAGTGTTCTTGCTAATTACTCTGCCTTCATACG TACATCGAAAGAGATTTCAGATCTTGAAGGGGAGCTACTTTCAATGAGAAACCTTTTATCCAACCAAGCTGCATTGGTTCATGGTTTAGCAGAAGGGTGTCAACTTGGTTCCTTGGTGACTGGTAACGAAGATTCCGACCTGGATGCTATGATAAATGAGAAAACAGATATATCAAAGACAGAAAAATGGCTAATAGGATATCTAGAAACTCTTGAAGTTCTATTAGCTGAGAAAAGAGTGAATGAATCAATGACAACTTTAGAAGAAggagaaaaaatgataaaagaaatcaaacaagGGAAAACTTTAAGTCCAAGTTTATTTCAAGCACTGAAAAATGCCATCATTGAACACAGACAAAAATTAGCGGATCAACTAGCTGAAACAATCTGCCAACCATCAACTCGTAGTGCGGAGATTCGATCAACAGCGTTAGCGTTGAAAATTCTTGGGGATGGTCCACGCGCTCATACATTACTACTTAAATCTCACAAAGAAAAGTTGCAGCGTAACATGCAAAGTCTTGAATCCACAACTTACAGAGGCGTTGGAGCATACACTGCATCAATTTCACATCTTGTGTTTTCGACTATTTCGCAAGCGGCCTCGGATTCTTTGACAGTTTTTGCAGGAGAAGAACCTGCATACACTTCTGAGCTAGTTACTTGGGCTGTAAGGCAAGCTGAACATTTCGCGCTTCTCCTTAAGAAACGAATTCTCGTGTCGATAGCTGCAGCAGGAGGTCTTAGAATTGCATCTGAATGTGTTCATGTTTGTTTGAGTCACTGTCATCTTTTAGAGGCTAGTGGAATGGCACTTTCACCTGTTTTGCTTAAACATTTTAGACCATTTGTTGAACAAGCACTTAATACAAATTTGAAGAGAATGGAACAAAGTAGTGCTGCTTTAGCTGCTGCAGATGATTGGTTGCTTGTTTATGCACCAACCAGTAGGAATAGTAATAATGCAGGACTACCTCCTGTTTCTTCTCATATTAATTTGACTTCATTTCAGACTAAGCTTTCAATCAGTGCTCACAAATTCAATTCTATGGTTCAG GAGCTTTTTGAAGACGTAGGGCCGCTTGAAGTCCTACAATTGGATGGCCTTGCACTAGAAGGACTTTATAAAGTGTTTAGCTTCTATGTCAATCTGTTAATAAATGCATTGCCAG CAGTCACTGAGAACCTAGAAGGAACAGAACACAAAATTGTTAAGATAGCTGAGACAGAAACACAACAGATAGCATTGTTAGCTAATGCAATACTTCTAGCAGATGAACTGCTTCCGCGCGCTGTCATCAGACTTTCGCGTAGCACAAAAGGCGATGATGATTCTCAGAGAAGAGCAGCAGATAAACAAAGACCTCCAGAACAGCGCGAACTGAAGAAAAGGCTTCAGCGCGAAGTTGATCGTCTGAGAGACAGTTTCTGCAGACAACATGCTCTTGAACTCATCTTCACAGAAGATGGTGAAGCACTTTTGAATGCTCAAATGTATTTGACTATGGAGGAGAAAGTGGAGCTGCCTGAATGGTTCCCTTCTCCGATTTTTCAG GAGTTTTTTGCAAAGCTTACTAGAGTGGCAATCATTGCATCAGATTTATTTGTTGGAAGGGAAAGATTTGCAACAATTTTATTGATGAGACTTGCAGAAACAGTAATACTATGGCTTTCTGATGATCAAGCCTTTTGGGAAGACATTGAAACAGGCCCAACTCCTTTGGGTCCTCTTGGCCTACAACAG CTTTATTTGGACATGCAATTTGTGATGATATTTTCATCCCAAGGTCGTTACTTATCTCGTCATTTACATCAAGctattaaaaacattattagTAGAGCTATTGAAGCTGTTGCTGCTACAGGGTTAGATCCCAACAG TGTTTTGCCAGAGGATGAGTGGTTTGTTGAAGTTTCTGAAATAGCTATAAAGATGATAACTGGGAAAGCTGCTTTTGACAATGTAGAGGAAGATGGTTATAGTCCAACTGCATCTGTCCAAGCATAATCAATGTCATCAATCTATTCTCAAGGAAAA GAAATGGATATTGCATACCCCGCCGATGGAATAACTGAAAAAGATAGAACGATATATAAGCCAGCTAACAAAGTTTGTCTAGCAGCATACAGatggtaa
- the LOC101511968 gene encoding transcription factor MYB17-like: MGKTKCCDQHGVKRGGWTPEENETFVEYINNHRHGSWRTLPKLAGSCFLYRCGKSCRLQWINYLRPDIKRGPFTNEEENTIIQFHVMFGNRWAVIASQLPRRTNNEIKNYWNTQLKKRLPQSGSMMHSVVKPESPSKYHTAQWKSVRVEAETRLSMESSLLTSLPTSESKTRSHYSLQLWNSEVGNLFRMIKGNSVVCRSNNVSEASLSSKLESCSDVTLQVKNIESGTLVNKSQEEQGIGYKPKLEDGTIESKSSYYELLDSSDSALNIFLDMNDDQIGSSGQNESFLDTLYGKFD; the protein is encoded by the exons ATGggaaaaacaaaatgttgtGATCAACATGGAGTGAAGAGAGGAGGTTGGACAccagaagaaaatgaaacaTTTGTTGAATATATTAACAACCATCGACATGGAAGTTGGAGAACACTCCCTAAACTAGCAGGTTCATGTTTCctgtata GATGTGGAAAAAGTTGTCGACTTCAATGGATAAATTATCTTCGGCCGGACATAAAGCGAGGACCATTTACTAATGAGGAAGAAAATACAATTATTCAGTTTCATGTTATGTTTGGCAATAG GTGGGCCGTTATAGCATCCCAACTACCAAGAAGAACAAACAACGAAATAAAGAACTACTGGAACACACAACTGAAGAAGCGTCTCCCTCAGTCGGGAAGCATGATGCATAGTGTTGTCAAACCCGAATCTCCTTCAAAATACCATACGGCGCAATGGAAAAGTGTGAGAGTTGAGGCCGAGACAAGGTTATCAATGGAATCATCATTGCTTACTTCATTACCAACAAGTGAAAGTAAAACACGTTCTCATTACTCTCTTCAACTTTGGAATTCTGAAGTCGGAAATTTGTTTAGAATGATCAAAGGAAATAGTGTAGTGTGTCGAAGTAATAATGTCTCAGAAGCATCATTGTCGTCGAAATTGGAATCATGTTCAGATGTCACATTGCAGGTTAAAAACATCGAAAGTGGTACCTTGGTGAACAAGTCACAAGAAGAACAAGGTATTGGATATAAACCAAAGCTTGAAGATGGCACAATAGAGTCAAAATCAAGCTATTATGAATTACTTGATTCATCTGATTCtgcattaaatatatttctagATATGAATGATGATCAAATAGGATCTTCAGGACAAAATGAAAGTTTTCTCGATACACTTTATGGTAAATTTGACTAA